The proteins below are encoded in one region of Rhizobacter sp.:
- a CDS encoding SCO family protein: MTTRRHTLIALAALLAGCDKLAGGKPSFKAIDITGADYGKALSLPDQDGKVRTLADFKGKVIVVFFGYTQCPDVCPITMGELAQVKKALGADGDKVQGVFISVDPERDTPERLKAYMQGFDPSFVALRGTPEQTAATAKDFRVYYSKVPGKTEGSYTMDHTAGSYIFDTTGRLRLFTRYGEKDGAANLTADIKALLANA, translated from the coding sequence GTGACCACACGCCGCCACACCCTCATCGCGCTGGCTGCGCTGCTCGCCGGCTGCGACAAGCTCGCGGGTGGCAAGCCCAGCTTCAAGGCCATCGACATCACCGGCGCCGACTACGGCAAGGCGCTCTCGCTGCCCGACCAGGACGGCAAGGTCCGCACCCTGGCCGACTTCAAGGGCAAGGTGATCGTGGTCTTCTTCGGCTACACGCAGTGCCCTGACGTGTGCCCCATCACGATGGGAGAGCTGGCTCAGGTCAAGAAGGCGCTCGGCGCCGATGGCGACAAGGTGCAGGGCGTGTTCATCTCAGTCGACCCCGAGCGCGACACACCCGAGCGCCTGAAGGCCTACATGCAAGGCTTCGACCCGAGCTTCGTCGCGCTGCGCGGCACGCCCGAGCAGACGGCCGCCACGGCCAAGGACTTCCGCGTGTACTACTCGAAGGTGCCCGGCAAGACCGAAGGCAGCTACACGATGGACCACACCGCCGGCTCGTACATCTTCGACACCACCGGCCGCTTGAGGCTCTTCACGCGCTATGGCGAGAAGGACGGTGCGGCCAACCTGACCGCCGACATCAAGGCCCTCCTCGCCAACGCCTGA
- the rpoH gene encoding RNA polymerase sigma factor RpoH — protein MNATASALTVRDPWSLVPSLGNLDAYISAVNRVPLLTQEEEVNFARRLREHGDVESAGKLVLSHLRLVVSISRQYLGYGLPHGDLIQEGNVGLMKAVKRFDPDQGVRLVSYAMHWIKAEIHEYILKNWRMVKVATTKAQRKLFFNLRSMKQSLKEDSADGATHRSTLTQGEVDTVAERLNVKREEVLEMETRMSGGDVALEPQTDDGEESYAPIAYLADDSTEPTRVIEAHRRDWLAGDGIAQALDALDARSRRIVEERWLKVNDDSSGGMTLHDLASEYGVSAERIRQIEVAAMKKMRKALAQDA, from the coding sequence ATGAACGCTACCGCTTCTGCCTTGACCGTCCGTGACCCGTGGTCGCTGGTGCCGTCGCTCGGCAACCTCGACGCCTACATTTCGGCCGTCAATCGCGTCCCCCTGCTCACCCAGGAGGAAGAGGTCAACTTCGCCCGCCGCCTGCGCGAGCACGGCGACGTCGAGTCTGCCGGGAAGCTGGTGCTGTCGCACCTGCGCCTGGTGGTGTCGATCTCGCGCCAGTACCTCGGCTACGGCCTGCCGCACGGCGACCTGATCCAGGAAGGCAACGTCGGCCTGATGAAGGCCGTCAAGCGCTTCGACCCCGACCAGGGTGTGCGCCTGGTGAGCTACGCCATGCACTGGATCAAGGCCGAGATCCACGAGTACATCCTCAAGAACTGGCGCATGGTGAAGGTGGCCACCACCAAGGCCCAGCGCAAGCTCTTCTTCAACCTCCGCTCGATGAAGCAGAGCCTGAAGGAAGACTCGGCCGACGGCGCCACGCACCGCAGCACGCTCACCCAAGGCGAGGTCGACACCGTCGCCGAGCGCCTGAACGTGAAGCGCGAGGAAGTGCTGGAAATGGAAACCCGCATGTCGGGCGGTGACGTGGCGCTGGAGCCGCAGACCGACGACGGCGAAGAGAGCTACGCCCCGATCGCCTACCTGGCCGACGACAGCACCGAGCCCACACGGGTGATCGAAGCGCATCGCCGCGACTGGCTGGCCGGTGACGGCATCGCCCAGGCACTCGACGCGCTCGACGCGCGCAGCCGCCGCATCGTCGAAGAGCGCTGGCTCAAGGTGAACGACGACAGCTCCGGCGGCATGACGCTGCACGACCTGGCGAGCGAATACGGCGTGAGCGCCGAGCGCATTCGCCAGATCGAAGTGGCGGCGATGAAGAAGATGCGCAAGGCGCTGGCGCAGGACGCCTGA
- a CDS encoding response regulator, with protein MRKDPLLAPDPSATRLPRPTPTITLVARGTALWLFVLIAASIAVVWWTEAVLGQISQQDRYAYPLLIVCLLGLAALVRWRGRHLVLAQGLGSLTLSLYFIGSVGYMLLVAQNFSTYAAASMSYWLVGVHLLVYATWSLWRALFLCLAVLTLTALPAVIVHLRGGNPPEWNHTIWPLVVNGFFAQLFVIGALFGIARQLRKLSVLAPAADSNVDDPVSQPLTVDDVVTRRMRDLESARDQAEQASQAKSRFLAVMSHELRTPLHGVLGAADLLRDPSLPEANRRELVETVRRGGTHLLHLINDVLDLSRIEAGRLELLNQPFELRACIGRVMETIEPQAAAKSLQCRLAVEDSVPAWLRGDEFRLKQILINLLGNAVKFTDSGHVSLALRYEPIVKQLHIHIEDTGIGIERSHQPLVFDAFHQADSGDTRRHAGSGLGLAITRQLVGLMHGTLALQSEPGIGTRVTLRLPLAPCEAPVLPPATNSAMAPLSVGLAGLRVLLVDDDAVNTMIATQMLETADIEVHTASSGVEALHQLARGGFDLVLMDWRMPDMDGLEATRRLRAGEAGEAARQLPVVGLTANAYAEDRAACLEAGMDEVLVKPVGRMRLLQTVQQALEARAASAQN; from the coding sequence ATGCGCAAGGACCCTCTCCTGGCCCCCGACCCCTCCGCCACGCGCTTGCCCAGGCCCACGCCCACCATCACGCTGGTCGCGCGGGGCACGGCGCTGTGGCTCTTCGTTCTCATCGCCGCGAGCATCGCGGTCGTGTGGTGGACCGAAGCAGTGCTCGGCCAGATCTCGCAGCAGGACCGCTACGCCTACCCGCTCTTGATCGTCTGCCTGCTCGGCCTGGCCGCGCTGGTGCGCTGGCGCGGCCGCCATCTCGTGCTGGCGCAGGGGCTGGGCTCGCTCACGCTGAGCCTCTACTTCATCGGCAGCGTGGGCTACATGCTGCTGGTGGCGCAGAACTTCAGCACCTACGCCGCCGCGTCGATGTCGTACTGGCTGGTGGGCGTGCACCTGCTGGTCTACGCCACCTGGTCGTTGTGGCGCGCGCTCTTCCTCTGCCTCGCCGTGCTCACGCTCACCGCACTGCCGGCCGTGATCGTGCACCTGCGCGGCGGCAATCCACCGGAATGGAACCACACCATCTGGCCGCTGGTGGTGAACGGCTTCTTCGCGCAGCTCTTCGTGATCGGCGCGCTCTTCGGCATTGCGCGCCAGCTGCGCAAGCTGTCGGTGCTGGCCCCCGCGGCCGACTCGAACGTCGACGACCCGGTGAGCCAGCCGCTGACGGTCGACGACGTGGTGACCCGCCGCATGCGCGACCTCGAATCCGCCCGCGACCAGGCCGAGCAGGCCTCGCAAGCCAAGTCGCGCTTCCTCGCGGTGATGAGCCACGAGCTGCGCACGCCGCTGCACGGCGTGCTGGGCGCGGCCGACCTGCTGCGCGACCCGTCGCTGCCGGAAGCCAACCGGCGCGAGCTGGTGGAGACGGTGCGCCGCGGTGGCACCCACCTGCTGCACCTCATCAACGACGTGCTCGACCTCTCGCGCATTGAGGCCGGCCGACTGGAGCTGCTCAACCAGCCCTTCGAGCTGCGCGCCTGCATCGGGCGCGTGATGGAGACGATCGAGCCGCAGGCCGCGGCCAAGTCGCTGCAGTGCCGGCTGGCGGTGGAAGACAGCGTGCCGGCCTGGCTGCGCGGCGATGAATTCCGCCTGAAGCAGATCCTCATCAACCTGCTGGGCAATGCGGTGAAGTTCACCGACAGCGGCCACGTGAGCCTCGCGCTGCGCTACGAGCCGATCGTGAAGCAGCTGCACATCCACATCGAAGACACCGGCATCGGCATCGAGCGCTCGCACCAACCGCTGGTGTTCGACGCCTTCCACCAGGCCGACAGCGGCGACACCCGTCGCCACGCCGGCAGCGGCCTGGGCCTGGCCATCACGCGGCAGCTCGTCGGCCTCATGCACGGCACGCTGGCGCTGCAAAGCGAGCCCGGCATCGGCACCCGCGTCACGCTGCGGCTGCCGCTCGCCCCGTGCGAGGCGCCCGTGCTGCCGCCGGCGACGAACTCGGCGATGGCACCGCTCTCGGTCGGCCTGGCCGGCCTGCGCGTGCTGCTGGTCGACGACGACGCCGTCAACACCATGATCGCCACGCAGATGCTGGAGACGGCCGACATCGAGGTCCACACCGCGAGCTCGGGCGTGGAAGCGCTGCACCAGCTCGCCCGTGGCGGCTTCGACCTCGTGCTGATGGACTGGCGCATGCCCGACATGGACGGCCTGGAAGCCACCCGCCGCCTGCGCGCCGGCGAAGCGGGCGAGGCCGCACGCCAGCTGCCGGTGGTGGGGCTCACCGCCAACGCCTACGCGGAAGACCGCGCCGCCTGCCTGGAAGCGGGCATGGACGAGGTGCTGGTCAAGCCTGTGGGCCGCATGCGGCTCCTGCAGACGGTGCAGCAGGCGCTGGAAGCCCGGGCCGCCTCTGCCCAGAACTAG
- a CDS encoding pirin family protein translates to MDLLRLTPHTKDLGGGFTVRRVLPAAQRQAVGPFLFFDHFGPMTAHPSDNHDVRPHPHIGLATVTYLFEGAMMHRDSTGVVQRIEPGAINWMTAGRGIVHSERTPDDLRGVDRRSHGLQLWCAIPAEHEEDEPSFSHTPASAIPSATLPGVSLRVMIGEAFGLRSPVPTLSLTLYVDLQLAAGASMQVPAAARERALYGVDNGFVLDGEPVPPATMVVLPEGATPTLAATQGTRVVMVGGEPLGHRHMWWNFVSSRKERILQAADDWAAQRFPQVPGETEFIPLPEKRP, encoded by the coding sequence ATGGACCTGCTCCGACTCACGCCGCACACCAAAGACCTGGGTGGCGGCTTCACCGTGCGCCGCGTGCTGCCCGCTGCCCAGCGCCAGGCCGTCGGCCCCTTCCTGTTCTTCGACCACTTCGGACCGATGACGGCGCACCCGAGCGACAACCACGACGTGCGTCCCCATCCGCACATCGGCCTCGCGACCGTGACCTACCTCTTCGAGGGCGCGATGATGCACCGCGACAGCACCGGCGTCGTGCAGCGCATCGAGCCCGGCGCGATCAACTGGATGACGGCCGGTCGCGGCATCGTGCACTCAGAGCGCACGCCCGACGACCTGCGTGGCGTGGACCGCCGCAGCCACGGCCTGCAGCTGTGGTGCGCGATTCCGGCCGAGCACGAGGAAGACGAGCCCTCGTTCTCGCACACACCTGCGTCGGCCATTCCGTCGGCCACGCTGCCCGGCGTGAGCCTGCGCGTGATGATCGGCGAGGCCTTCGGCCTGCGCTCGCCGGTGCCCACGCTGTCGCTCACGCTCTACGTCGATCTTCAGCTCGCGGCCGGCGCCTCGATGCAGGTGCCCGCCGCCGCGCGAGAACGGGCGCTCTACGGCGTCGACAACGGCTTCGTGCTCGACGGCGAGCCGGTGCCGCCCGCCACGATGGTGGTGCTGCCCGAAGGGGCCACGCCCACGCTCGCCGCCACCCAAGGCACGCGCGTGGTGATGGTCGGGGGCGAGCCGCTCGGCCACCGCCACATGTGGTGGAACTTCGTCTCCAGCCGCAAGGAGCGCATCCTGCAGGCCGCCGACGACTGGGCGGCGCAACGATTCCCTCAGGTGCCCGGCGAAACCGAGTTCATTCCCTTGCCGGAGAAGCGCCCTTGA
- a CDS encoding PAS domain S-box protein yields the protein MTPAAPFRQTPHWLIALVGTALAYGITGWASLWLAIPPGYASPLYPAAGIALACVLTFGWRMLPGVALGAFAVNALTALDHGAVALGTTVLLPASVALGATLQAWVGALLVRRFANQPLTLSEPHDIVVFFGLGGVASCLISATVGTAALHGLRGPLPDSLWFTWTVWASGDTLGVLVAAPMVLTLIGQPRSEWAARRLNVGLTLAVATVLMALGVRQVAHWAEVRLLAGFDRDAVNASSNLAARMQYPLHALEAVRGAYLASDEVTRNEMRRATQSWLTPGSQLQAMGYGEFLSRAEVPAYEARVRATDFPSFSVFDRADSPLPQQPDDRLAVMRYIEPFDANTGALGVNIRSIPEARAAVDASVRTDSPAATAGFRATQHLGDETIVVIYQALYQGAPTTVSERLVSARGVVFVTLRMDAALAAFRASLPHYLTVCVVDTDPLATRRRLAGPAGCDAQTYDLTHVRPLAFAGRQWDLRISAQRSDMPDAHERDALLFSLVGLLATAMLGALLLTVTGRTRRIEAAVQDRTAALQREIAERERTEVDLRESEQRFRNILNNVPIGVVYTDLQGHVQQVNPRFCELTGYSADALMGVDLGTLTHPEDRAQNAELSAQLVRGDIPMYRRQSRFLTRDKRMVWAQAVVTLLRDVQGAPHRIVGVVEDITEHLRLAEAERAREIAEAANLAKSEFLSRMSHELRTPLNAMLGFAQLLELDQNHPLPAAQRPWVAQIQGAGWHLLDMINDVLDLSRIESGTLNLQPDPLDLRELIAAALPLLEQEARRRHLQVTQDVPDDAARVIGDATRVKQILINLLSNAVKYNSEGGRIHVTARCIQPDAVELVVSDTGLGMTAQQLEQLFQPFNRLGRERSALEGTGIGLVISQRLAELMGGSLRARSTAGAGSSFILTLPRAERPDTAPGPLDALNEGSSQYHQRRVHYVEDNETNVEVMRGILLRRPQVQFDVSITGLDGLAAIRAQQPDLVLLDMHLPDIDGLELLRHLKSDPTTEHIPVVVVSADALASQIEAAMQAGAFHYLTKPVSVAELLSVVDTVLEGAETKFG from the coding sequence ATGACGCCTGCCGCGCCTTTTCGACAAACGCCCCACTGGCTGATCGCGCTGGTCGGCACGGCGCTGGCGTATGGCATCACCGGCTGGGCCTCGCTCTGGCTGGCCATCCCGCCCGGCTACGCCTCCCCGCTCTACCCTGCCGCCGGCATCGCGCTGGCCTGCGTGCTCACCTTCGGCTGGCGCATGCTGCCGGGCGTGGCGCTCGGGGCCTTTGCCGTCAATGCGCTGACCGCGCTCGACCACGGCGCGGTGGCGCTGGGCACCACCGTCTTGCTGCCCGCCAGCGTGGCGCTTGGCGCCACGCTGCAGGCGTGGGTGGGCGCGCTGCTGGTGCGGCGTTTTGCGAACCAGCCGCTCACGCTCAGCGAGCCACACGACATCGTGGTGTTCTTCGGGCTGGGCGGGGTGGCGTCGTGCCTGATCAGCGCCACCGTCGGCACCGCCGCGCTCCACGGGCTGCGCGGCCCGCTGCCCGACTCGCTCTGGTTCACCTGGACCGTCTGGGCCTCGGGCGACACCCTCGGCGTGCTGGTTGCGGCACCGATGGTGCTCACGCTCATCGGCCAGCCGCGCAGCGAGTGGGCGGCTCGCCGCCTCAACGTCGGCCTGACGCTCGCCGTGGCCACCGTGCTCATGGCGCTCGGCGTGCGGCAGGTCGCGCACTGGGCCGAGGTGCGGCTGCTGGCCGGCTTCGACCGCGATGCGGTGAACGCATCGTCGAACCTCGCCGCGCGCATGCAGTACCCGCTGCACGCGCTCGAGGCCGTGCGGGGCGCGTACCTCGCCTCGGATGAGGTGACGCGCAACGAGATGCGGCGTGCCACCCAGTCCTGGCTCACCCCGGGCAGCCAGTTGCAGGCAATGGGCTACGGCGAGTTCTTGTCGCGCGCGGAGGTGCCGGCCTACGAGGCGCGCGTGCGTGCGACCGACTTCCCGAGCTTCAGCGTCTTCGACCGGGCCGACTCACCGCTGCCGCAGCAGCCCGACGACCGGCTCGCGGTGATGCGCTACATCGAACCCTTCGATGCCAACACGGGCGCGCTCGGCGTCAACATCCGGTCGATCCCCGAAGCCCGCGCCGCGGTGGACGCCAGCGTGCGCACCGACAGCCCGGCCGCCACTGCGGGCTTCCGCGCGACCCAGCACCTCGGCGACGAGACCATCGTCGTCATCTACCAGGCGCTCTACCAGGGCGCCCCCACGACGGTGAGCGAGCGCCTGGTGAGTGCACGCGGCGTCGTCTTCGTCACGCTGCGCATGGACGCGGCGCTCGCCGCCTTCCGCGCCAGCCTGCCGCACTACCTCACGGTGTGCGTGGTCGATACCGACCCCCTCGCCACGCGCCGCCGCCTGGCCGGCCCGGCCGGCTGCGATGCGCAAACCTACGACCTCACGCACGTGCGCCCGCTCGCGTTCGCCGGCCGCCAGTGGGACCTGCGCATCTCGGCCCAGCGCAGCGACATGCCCGATGCCCACGAGCGCGACGCCCTGCTCTTCTCGCTGGTGGGCCTGCTGGCCACCGCGATGCTCGGCGCGCTGCTGCTCACGGTGACGGGCCGCACCCGCCGCATCGAGGCCGCCGTGCAAGACCGCACCGCCGCGCTGCAACGCGAGATCGCCGAGCGCGAGCGCACCGAGGTCGACCTGCGCGAGAGCGAGCAGCGCTTCCGCAACATCCTCAACAACGTGCCCATCGGCGTGGTCTACACCGACCTGCAAGGCCACGTGCAGCAGGTCAACCCCCGCTTCTGCGAACTCACCGGCTACAGCGCCGACGCGCTGATGGGCGTGGACCTCGGCACCCTCACCCACCCCGAAGACCGGGCCCAGAACGCCGAGCTCTCGGCACAACTCGTGCGCGGCGACATCCCGATGTACCGCCGGCAGAGCCGCTTCCTCACGCGCGACAAGCGCATGGTGTGGGCGCAGGCGGTGGTGACGCTGCTGCGCGACGTGCAGGGCGCACCGCACCGCATCGTCGGCGTGGTGGAAGACATCACCGAGCACCTGCGCCTGGCCGAAGCCGAGCGCGCGCGCGAGATCGCCGAAGCGGCCAACCTGGCCAAGAGCGAGTTCCTCTCGCGCATGAGCCATGAGCTGCGCACGCCGCTCAACGCGATGCTGGGCTTCGCGCAACTGCTCGAACTCGACCAGAACCACCCGCTGCCCGCGGCGCAGCGGCCGTGGGTGGCGCAGATCCAGGGGGCAGGCTGGCACCTGCTCGACATGATCAACGACGTGCTCGACCTGTCGCGCATCGAGTCGGGCACGCTCAACCTGCAGCCCGACCCGCTGGACCTGCGCGAGCTCATCGCCGCCGCCCTGCCCTTGCTCGAGCAGGAAGCCCGGCGCCGCCACCTGCAGGTCACGCAAGACGTGCCGGACGACGCCGCCCGGGTGATCGGCGACGCGACGCGCGTGAAGCAGATCCTCATCAACCTGCTGTCCAACGCCGTCAAATACAACAGCGAGGGCGGGCGCATCCACGTCACCGCGCGCTGCATCCAGCCCGACGCGGTGGAGCTGGTGGTGTCGGACACCGGCCTGGGCATGACGGCCCAGCAGCTCGAACAGCTCTTCCAGCCCTTCAACCGCCTCGGCCGCGAGCGCTCCGCGCTGGAAGGCACCGGCATCGGCCTCGTCATCAGCCAGCGCCTGGCCGAACTCATGGGGGGGTCGCTGCGGGCGCGCAGCACGGCCGGCGCCGGCTCGTCGTTCATCCTCACCCTGCCACGCGCCGAACGGCCCGACACCGCACCCGGGCCACTCGATGCACTCAACGAAGGATCCAGCCAGTACCACCAGCGCCGGGTGCACTACGTCGAAGACAACGAGACCAACGTCGAGGTGATGCGGGGCATCCTGCTGCGGCGTCCGCAGGTGCAGTTCGACGTGTCGATCACCGGGCTCGACGGGCTGGCAGCCATCCGCGCCCAGCAGCCCGACCTGGTGCTGCTCGACATGCACCTGCCTGACATCGACGGCCTGGAGCTGCTGCGCCACCTGAAATCCGACCCGACGACCGAACACATCCCGGTGGTGGTGGTGTCAGCCGATGCCCTGGCCTCGCAGATCGAGGCGGCCATGCAGGCCGGTGCCTTCCACTACCTCACCAAGCCGGTCAGCGTGGCGGAGCTGCTCTCGGTCGTCGATACCGTGCTGGAAGGCGCCGAGACCAAATTCGGCTGA
- the ychF gene encoding redox-regulated ATPase YchF produces the protein MSLKCGIVGLPNVGKSTLFNALTKAGIAAENYPFCTIEPNVGVVELPDPRLSKLSEIVKPERIVPAIVEFVDIAGLVAGASKGEGLGNQFLAHIRETDAIVNVVRCFDDENVIHVAGRVDPIADIEVIQTELCLADLGTVEKTLQRSIKAAKSGNDKEAAKLVAVLQKCQAALDEAKPVRSIAFSKEELVVLKPLCLITAKPAMFVGNVDEHGFENNPYLDRLRAYAESQKAPVVAICAKTEAEMAEMSDEDKEIFLADMGQSEPGLNRLIRAGFSLLGLQTYFTAGVKEVRAWTIHVGDTAPQAAGVIHTDFERGFIRAQTISFDDFVAYKGEQGAKDAGKMRAEGKEYVVKDGDVMNFLFNV, from the coding sequence ATGAGCCTCAAATGCGGCATCGTGGGCCTGCCCAACGTCGGCAAGTCCACCCTCTTCAACGCGCTGACCAAAGCCGGCATTGCGGCCGAGAACTACCCCTTCTGCACCATCGAGCCCAACGTGGGCGTGGTCGAGCTGCCAGACCCGCGTCTGAGCAAACTCTCCGAGATCGTGAAGCCCGAGCGCATCGTGCCGGCGATCGTGGAGTTCGTCGACATCGCGGGCCTGGTGGCCGGCGCCTCCAAGGGCGAAGGCCTGGGCAACCAGTTCCTCGCGCACATCCGCGAGACCGACGCCATCGTCAACGTGGTGCGCTGCTTCGATGACGAAAACGTGATCCACGTGGCGGGCCGCGTCGACCCGATCGCCGACATCGAGGTCATCCAGACCGAGCTGTGCCTGGCCGACCTGGGCACGGTGGAAAAGACGCTGCAGCGCTCGATCAAGGCCGCCAAGTCGGGCAACGACAAGGAAGCCGCCAAGCTGGTGGCCGTGCTGCAGAAGTGCCAGGCCGCGCTCGACGAGGCCAAGCCGGTGCGCAGCATCGCCTTCAGCAAGGAAGAGCTGGTGGTATTGAAGCCACTGTGCCTCATCACCGCCAAGCCGGCCATGTTCGTCGGCAACGTCGACGAGCACGGCTTCGAGAACAACCCCTACCTCGACCGCCTGCGCGCCTACGCCGAGAGCCAGAAGGCGCCGGTGGTGGCAATCTGCGCCAAGACCGAAGCCGAGATGGCCGAGATGAGCGATGAAGACAAGGAGATCTTCCTCGCCGACATGGGCCAGAGCGAGCCGGGCCTGAACCGGCTCATCCGCGCCGGCTTCTCGCTCCTGGGCCTGCAGACCTACTTCACCGCTGGCGTGAAGGAGGTGCGCGCCTGGACCATCCACGTCGGCGACACCGCCCCCCAGGCGGCCGGCGTGATCCACACCGACTTCGAGCGTGGCTTCATCCGGGCGCAGACCATTTCCTTCGACGACTTCGTCGCCTACAAGGGCGAACAGGGCGCGAAGGACGCCGGCAAGATGCGCGCGGAAGGCAAGGAATACGTCGTCAAGGATGGCGACGTGATGAACTTCCTCTTCAACGTCTGA